gagaaaagtttaaaaaaaaaaaaaaaaaacagaaaaagatccaCATTCTGTACACaactaataacaacaaaaaaagggacAAAACCCCACACGCTAAGACTAAAATTACAATAAAACTGTTAACTTCATccttttcaacttaaaaaaaatacaacaaatgcaGCAGTTGGTGATGTGGCCCCTAACCCCGACCCCAGAGAGGTCGAAGCCGGGCTTGGTGGGAGGGCTCCTCGAGGCCCCAGGTGGGCGTCGGGAGGTTTTCACAGAACACTGCTCAGGCCACCACGGGGCTCCTTCTTCGCCCCTcgctttttcttctctgaacggtaagaggaggggagggaggacggGGTGGGAAAACGAAGGCCTCTGAGAAAACGTTGTCAGCTTCCCATGGGACTGCCAAGCAGGACAGGGTTGGATAAACCAAAAGGGCAGGCGGGCGTCACGTGGCAAGAAATGCTAAGGtcacaaaagaaaatagaacCAGACAGATACCCGGTTCGGAGTGGGGGGGCGCCCCCCAAGCCTCTGAGACTAGAGGCAGGGAAGGGGGCCGGAGGTGCTTCTACAAGCTCCCCCCCTCAACTCCTCGGGCCTTGGCTGATCCCTGGAGCCAAGGGCAACAGCGAGAGGTGTGCAGACTTTGGAGGAGGTGAGCTTTCCATCTGCTCCGGTGCATTTAGGTCTCTCGCTTGAGGGCTCCCTGGAGGAAGGGGGGGTGCCCACTCCCTCGCTCGCTCTTTAGCATCTGCCTTCCGCTCCctcaccgcccccctccccacagccATTGTAAAATGTGCTTTCTCAAGATTCTTGCAAaaacagagagaggaaggggagaggagggcagcTGCTGGCTCGTGAGGGTGGAGTGCGCGCCAGGCGGGTGGGGTGGGCGGGGCGGGCGGCGGTCCTGAAGCAGAGGGGAGGCTGGAGAAGAAGCCAGGCGCCGGGCAGCTGCCTCTCACTGACCGTCTGCCTTCGATTTCTTTGGCGCGGATTTCCTTGGAAGATGAGAGGCAAAGGTAAAAAAAGACAGGATCAGCGTGGGTCTGCATGGCGAAGCGAGTGGGACTCGGCCAGGGCTCCGGCTGCCCCCTAGGCTGGGCGGCCCCCTGCGTTTCAGGAGAAGCAGGGCCTGGCTGTCCCCACTGCTCCTTACTCTCAGGGTCCGCCTACTCCCGGCCCCAGAAGGCTCTTGGAAAGGCACCCCCTGCTTACATTTCTGGAGACGACATGGGCCGCTTGCTGGCCGGCTTGGCGCCAGAGCTGTCTTTACTGGTTTCTGAAAGCAGAGGAGGGGGAGTGGGCGGGCAGCCCCAACGCCGCCCAGCACAGTGCAGCCAGGCACCGAGTGTGCCAGCCCCTCCCATGGGCATGTGCCCCAGGGTCCCGGCCACCTGCATGCAACTCCCCAGGGCCATTCTGGACACAGCTTAGAGGCCTCTGCTGTTGTCCCCCCGACTGACAGAGCAGCCCGAAGCCTGggcacccaccccccacctccaggtCCTGTTGGCCCTTCCCGTGCCCAACCCCCTCCAACAGCCCCCCAAGGAGCTTTCTGCACAGCACCAGGCGAGGTGAGGGATCCACCCACTCCAGAGGGTCAAGCTCACCAGGCCAGCAGCTGGCAAGAGCTATCCCTCTCCAGAGTGagccccacacacacccaccttGCAACCACCTGACTTGGGTGGCTGGGCCGTAGCCCTTCTCATTGCGGGCAGCAATGCGGAAGATGATGGCGGGCTTGGTGGTGTAGTCAATGTGGGCGTTGGAGAGGCTGGAGGACTGCACGAGGCAGGAGGGGCTGGGCCCGCAGTACACCCGCATGAAGGCCAGCTGCGCCGGGGTCGAGCTCTTGGTCTCACCACCGGCCTGCGCGCTCTGGATGGCCAGGTACACTGAATACTCGATGATCTTGCCGGAGGTCACAGAGGGTGGCTCCCAGGTGAGGTGAGCACCGTCTGGACTCTGgaacagaggaagcagagaccgAGGGGGCCGTCTTCGGCCTCTGTGACTTATTCCTCCCCTGCCCATCAGAGGACAGAGAACCTAGACTGAGTCGAAGCTTTCAGAACTGACAGTTCCTTCTTCACCCCTCTCCTAACAGAACAAACCTATTTCACAACAGAGCTCAAGGAGCTCCAAAGAGATGGCTTCGTCTACCCCCACCTGGAAGGCAGCCTGTCATAATGGCAAAATGAACCAGGACACCAAACACTTTCCTAGACCTGTTCTGTCACCTAACAAATGTCTTGTTATTTAGCCTCTTggtgcctcagtctccccatcaaaaaaatggagagaaccACAGGCCCAGACCTCGTCAGGGAGTTTAGGCATTAGAGGATTGATTAGGTAAAGGAGCACGTTAGTCACGGCTCACGCTGTGTCAGAGACAGAGAGGACCAGAAGCTTCAGCCCAGACCCACCGGACTCTGCCTACATCTCAGGGGCCCTTCCCAAATCACCCCCGCCCAGCCCAGCAAAGAAGAAAGCCCCACAAGCACGGGCTTAGCTGAGGACAGAGGCTGATTTCACAAGACTTACTTTGCTGATTTTAATGGCACACGGGGCCCCCGGGAAGCCAGGCAGACACGTTTTAAAGGCTGAGATCTCACTGAAGGGCCCCCGGCCGCAGGCATTGATCCCGGCGACGCGGAACTTATAGGCAGTGCCTGGCTGCAGCTCCTGCTTCTTTAGCTGGTTGTAGTCGGGCACGGTGCCCGAGTCATCCTACAGGGACAGATCAGGCGAACAGGAGAGATGAGAGTGACATGGATCCCACCGACAGGGTTGCAGGAGTCAGTGGAGCACTTTTCCACCACGGGGACGGTGGGGTGGGCAAAGGGCAGCCATGGCAGCCCCATCATGACCCAGGGGGGTCAGGGCAAGGGGGGCCAGGGCTGAGCTTTGCCACTGCTTCAAAGGCTGCAagggggatggggtgaggaggggtCAGCCCTGAGATGCAGAGAGCATCCCTTAGATTCACAAATCCCTGCCCACCTGAGGGTGTTGGCTCCCAGGAATACATACATCAGTCGGGACAGCGTCTTCAGGTGGCAGGAAATAGTGTGTCACCATCACATTGGTACCCTTAATGACCCCCACGTCAAACCACTGGTTCTCCTTCTTTACAGGGGCTTTGCTAGGTGGCGGTGGCAGGTCTGGCTTCTGGCAGGCAGAGAGGGAGAAGAGATCAGGACACCCTCCGAGTCCGGATCCATTAGCCCGCTTCACCTCGTCACTCCAGACTCACCACACCCAGGGACTCAATGCCATTAGCCACTTCCGTCAGGGTGGCCGCGGCCTGCAGCTTCGCGGGGCTGGCCACAACGACCGGCTGAGGGGCCACAAATGTGTTGGACGGGGCCAGGCCTGGGAAGGAAAACAAGGTGTCAGCAGGAAAGGCCCCAGAGACCGGGCTTCTGCACAGGAGCCCCTCCCCCGGGCTACACAACCGGGCCCGTTTCTACCCCGAGGGACCTGGGACCCCACTCACAAGACTTTCTTCCCCAGTCAACTGACTTCCCCAGGGGCGCGAGGCTGCAGGCCAACCCACCCATGGCCAGGCAGGGCCCCACGTACTCTCAGTGGCCGTGGGGGGCAGCAGGCCCACGGTGCTGGGCACAGCCCCGGCCAGCTCATTGAGGCAGTTGCTCTCGATGGTCGGGTCATTGAGGCTGTCAGCGGGGGCCAGCGCTTCCGTGGgcaggtggtgctgctgctgctgggcctgtgcttcctggagctgctgctgctggaccAGGGCAGCCAGCTCCTGCTGCGTCAGCACGATGGGGATAGTGGTCGCCTGGCCTTCCTGGCCCTCGGCCGACAAGTGGCTCAGCTCTGCCTGTGTCACCGCCGCGGCCGCCTCTGAAGTATCCATGGGCTCCCCGGTGCCTGCTCCAGGGGCAGAAGACAACGACTCAGGAGGGACGCCAGCCCCAGCTTCCCACCACCACTGCCCTCAGAGCGACGGGCAGGATCCGTAGACACCAGCTCTCAGAGCCTGTCCCCCAGacctctcctctgccctccccctggCAAGACCCGCCTCCTGCCTGCGTACCAAAGTCAGCCCCCATCCCGGTTAGGCCGTACTGTGCCATCCTGGTGGCAAACAAGCTCCCTTTGCTCAAGTCACCTGGAAGGAGGCACCTGAAGCGCGGTTTGTTACCCCTGAGCAGGCTGTCCCTCCCTCAGGGCTAACCCCAGCCTCAAGCGAAGACAGCCTGCTGAGCCAGCTGGCCTACGCGCAGCACCTACCCATGACAGCCTGCTGTGCGGCCTGGAGCACGGCCTGGATGGCCAGGGCCTGGGCCTCCTCTGTGGCTGCAGCCTGAGCGGCCgcttcagcagcagcagtcactgccAGCTCCTCTGGGGTGAGCCCTGTCACCATGAGGGTGGTGGTGCCCGCCTGGGCCTCGGCCATCAGCTCTTGGGGGAGAGACAACTGGTCTACTTCGGACTGGGTAGGCGGCGGTGGCTGGACCACCACGGTGGCCACCACAGCCGAGCTGGCAGGCTCCTGGCCCGAAGACGGGTCCCCTGTACTGCTCAGATCCACGGCGGCCTGGAGCTCAGGGCTCTGGGAGGCTGACAGGACCTCGGCGGAGTCCCCCACCAAGGGCGCGGAGGCAGGCTGCAGGAGCTGCCGTGGTGGAAGCTGCTGGCGTGGCCCTGGAGAGGCCTGGAGCTCCTCTGGGGGCTGCAGGATGTCAACAGCAGAGAAGGGCATGTCAGAAGTTTCTGTGTTGGCTATGGTCACTGTAATCGTGGCCGGGATGGGGACTTCGGTGGTCAGAGCCCCTGGGGCAGTCTCAGTCACAGATGAGATCTTCTAGAAAGGGAGAGAAGCCCCTgtcagaggggaggagaggaagacCGAAACCAGGCAGGCCTTCATCTCTCCCTGTGGGCTGGGATCTGCATTCTCAATGGGTTGCCACAACCCTGCTTGACAGACAGGAACAGTAGGTCACTGAGCAGCAGGGCGCATGGCAAAAGGCGGCGAGACCCCCGACCTGCCGGCCCATTTTAACTCATCCCCAGAGAGACCCCTTGATCTCACAAAAGGGGCACAACTCCTGCTGTGCCACGCCATAGCCAAGTGATGAGCCACAGGAACCAGCTACAACAATAAAATCACCCATAGGACACCCACCAAGGATTGGGGCCTCCTGTGCCCTGCCCTGTCAGTCAGGCGAGAAACTGCCCTTTTATGGTCTGGAAAAGGAGCCAGGAGCGGCACGTGCCTGGAGCAACAGCACCACCTGTTGTCCAGTTCAGGAACAACATGGGCCCAGGCACACCAGGTCGCAGGGACCCTCCTGGGCTCTTACCGGCACCGAAGGGCCTGGGACTGGCGTGGACTGTGTCACGGTGGTCACGGCCCGCGTCAGCGTGGAAGACACTGTTGTCGTGATGGGACTGGAACTGGCGATATTCACACTGTCGCCCTGGGTGCTCTCCACCTCTCCCTGGTCGCCGGCAGGCGGTGGGGTGTCTGGTGGGACAAGCAGAGAGTGGGGTGACAGGCCCTCCTCTAGCAGGGCTAccacccagctctgccaccaggAAACACGGTTGCCTGGAAGACCTGCCTGTAACGAGCAACTGGGTTCCAAAGAACTGAACTGCGGGCCTCTCGGTGAGCCCTGGGCCCGGGAGCCCGTGGGGACCCAGCTGGTTGCGTCCACCTACCTTGGTTGGAACTCATGTTGGAGGTGACAGTGGTGGCCGTGTGCGTAGTGCCTGTCTCGTGCGTCTCACAGGGCGGGTTGGAGCACACCCTTTGCGTCGGGAAAGGAGTGAGCAACGAAGCACCGGCCTGAGGGGCGACTGCGGGTGGCACTGCCACCTCCAGGCTGGACTCCAGGGTCCTGTGGGAGGGGGCGGCATCCGGGAGCAGGGCACCCAAGCTGACGGACATGGTCGTGCCAGTGGAAGCGGTCTGGTGCGTCTCACAGGGCCGGCTGGCAGGAGGCTGCTGCCCGCCCTCTGGCTGGCCTGCAGCCCCTCCTGATGTGGCCgtggtgggtgtgtgggtggTGCCCGTCTCGTGGGTCTCACACGGAGGGTTGGAGCAGACCTGGGTCACGGTGGCCGAGGGGCACAGCAGTGCCTCCAGGGCCGCGGCAGTCACAGAGGCGCTGGCTGAGCTCTCGTACACAAGTGTGGGGGCCCCCAGCAGCTCGTGGGGCTCCCCGGCACTCATGGCGGAGCGGGCCACAGTAGCCGTGTTGGTCGTGTGCGTGTGATGCACCTCCAGCTGGCGCCCCACAGACACCAGCGGGCCCAGGCCGGCAAGGGACCTTTCCTCGCCACCGGGCCTGACTTGGGCACTCAGTGGCCCCAGCTGTAAGAGAGCAGCACCGCGGCCAGCGGCCTCGAGGGCCACGCTTGGTCTGAGGAGCGGGCCGGCCAAGCACGGGGCCCCGGTGGCCATCACAGTCATGGTGGTGCTGGTCGCACTGGTCTGACGGGTTTGGCACGCGGGCTTGATGGAAACCTGAGCTCCCTCTGACGCCCCGGCAGTCACGCTGACCCGGACCACGGTGGGAATGGTGGTGGCCGCGCAGGCGAGCCGGATGTCTCGCCGCGGCCCGCCTCCGATGCCAGACATGGCAGTGGTGGCTGTACTGGTGGTGCCGGTCTCGTGGGTTTCACACGGCGGGTTGGAGCAGACACGAACAACACTGCCATTCGGCTGGCCCACCGTGGAGGTCACGAGAGCAGCAGTGGCCTCCTGTCTGTCGCAGACAAACTGCACTTGGGTGGGCTGGGGGTGCCCCCCCAGATTAGCGACGACGGTGGTGGTGGCTGTATTGGTGGTGCCCGTCTCGTGGGTTTCGCACGGCGGGTTGGAGCAAACCAGGGTCACGGTGCCAGGCTGCACATCACCCTGGCCTGAATCAGCGATGGTGACTGTGGCCGTGGGCTGTTCTGTAGTAGGGGAGGCCAGAATGGACACTGGGAGGTCGTGCACAGGCTGGGCCTCCACCCCGCTGGGGGCCGTTATCAGAGTCACCTGGGTAGGCTGGGAGACAGGCTGGGGAGAGGGCACACAGGGAGTTAGTGCTGCTGCCCATCCTCCCGTGTCTGCCCCTGCCACCTACCTGCGGTTCCCCCTGGGATCAGCGACTTGGCAGCTAAAGCAAAAACCCTGGCAAGTCTAGGACCTGCTCACCCTCACTCCAAGACACTGACTGGCTCAGGGACCAGAAAAAAGGAACCAGGAAGAGGTGGAGGAGCGGGGCCTAGGCTGGGGCAAGCCCTCggtcgggtgggggtggggggaaacctGGCTGACCCCGTGCTGTGCTAAGGCCAGCTTCACCACTTCACCAGGAATTCAGCTCAATATGCAAAAACCTAGTGCTCAAACGCTAAACACGGCTGAGATATATCGTCTCAACCCGACAGACTAGCAGGCAGTGACTAAGAATCGTGATTATGCACCTCCAGGGTAACCATCCTACGGGTTCCACATGTGGGAGGGAAACCAAGGGCCTGGCGGCACACTGCAGCTCCAACTGCCCTACCTGCATGGTTATGGTGGGTGTGGTGAGCCCAGCGGCCGCTGTCAGCGTCGTCTGCGCCGCAGACACAGTGATGGCAGTGGGGTTAATCACCTGGCTTGAGAGGGTGGCGATGGTGCCCAACGTGGTGATGGGCGTGGCCAGTGAGGCGCTGGTGCTATGGCCCCCGGCTCCGGCCAGGCTGGTGGAGACGGTGCCTGTCACCGTGCCCAGGGTCGTGACGCCTGGAGGCGGGAAAGGGCAGGGGCAGGCGGTCAGCAGCTGGTGCGGCTGTTCTCCCCAGGTGAGTGGGGCCGGGGTACACCCCGACCCTGCCCTTGCGGCCCCGCACCCCGAGGCCTCCATACCTGTGGTGCCCTTGACAACCAGTGTGGTGACAGCAGGCTTGACAGCAGAGACAGTAACAGGGGTGACCAGGCGGACGCCCCCCATAGGCACGGTGCGGAGGATGGTGCCTGGCTGGCCAGGTGCGCCCttcagcaccacctggaaaaccgGAGAAAAGGGCCCCTGTCACTTGGGGGCTGGCCAGAACAGACCCTGTGCTGCCCCTCCCAGGCTCCGGGTGGCCTGCTGCGGTCCCAGGCTGGACCCTCAGGAAGACAGGGCCAGGCACACCTCACCTGGGTCACTCCTTGCTGCCCGTGACCCGTAGCGATTTTGGGAACAGCCGTGATGATTTTGGCAGGGGCTCCAGTTCCAGAAGTCATCACCTTGGTGGTGATAATGGTGATGGGTGACTTGATGCCGGCACTGCTAGTCACGCCTAGAGGAGAGGGGGGCATCCTGGCTTCAGGAAGGGCCAGGCGACAGTGCTGGCCTCCCACCCGGGCCCGCTTCTCTTGGGCCCTCTTTTCAAATAGTTACGCCTGTTGCCCCTCAATTAAAACAAAGAAGTACAAACTACAGCCATACCCTTACTACCTCCTGACAAATCGTAAAGAAGAGGCAAGGGCAGAGCAGACGGGAAAATCTTACATAAGAGGCAAAGAGAGGGTAGAGCAGCAGAGAGGAAAATCTTAAACAAGAGGCAAAGAGAGGGCAGTGCAGAGTGAAAAACCTCAATGGAAAGATGTTGCACACTGGCTACCCCCTCACCTGCTTTCTCCCCAGCACACCGGGGAAGGCCCCTACCCGTGGCGCCCGCCTGTGTGATGATGGCTgacatggggatggtcttaatgaTAGTGGTGGTGCCGGGCTTGGTGGTGCTGGGGGACACACTGCTGATGCCCAGGATGGTAGGCTTAGTCCCTGCCCCGCTGGCCTGCGTGGTTGTGATGATGGTAGTGGGCTTGCCATCTGCAGACGTCACCAGCTTCAGGATGGTCCCGGCTGGCAAGGGTCCTTTGGTCTGTAAGGGGAAAATGAAtgggggaaggctgagatgaaTGGGCATCACTGCCAGGATGCAAAGTGTGGCTTTGTTGTCATCATCGAATTTTAAATGAAGTCTGGTTGCTCTACGAtactgtgttagcttcaggtgtctAACAGAGTCAGTCAGTGATACACATATGTATCTGTCATTTTTAGAAGAACTGCAAGTTTAATGGTGAGTCTGGTCTGCCCAGGATTCATTGCCAGCCCAAACAGCTTGCACTATTCTGAAGACTGCAAGTAACAGAACCAAGCAACAGGACCTTCTGAGCCACTCAAACTCATGAGATCTTGTCTAGGCAGGGTCCTAGTCTAGGGTCCACGAGCTCACCTGGATGATCTGAGTCACTGGGCCTGTGGATGCCTGGCCTGTGACTGCCGAAGTCTGAACCGGTTTGGTCTGGACCactgacattactttgcccagatTGGAAATCTAAAAATGAAACGACAGCGCACCAAAATAAGTGATTCAGAGACCGGTCAAGGGCATGGCCTGGGCTGGGCGTTCCTGGTGCTGGTCACTCACTAGAGCACTGCCTCCTGGGACCGAGATGGGGCTCTTCACCAGGGTGATGGTCTTGGTAACCCCACCCACCACTGTGGTCACCACCTGGGCTTGCTGGGCCACTGTCACGGTTCCGGACTTGTGTACGGTGATGATGGGACGGGTAGATGTGTTGGCAGCAGAAGAGACGGAAGTCCCCACCTGGGCAGCTGCAGTCTTCAGCATGCGAGTGGCTGGGTTGCTCACCTGGAGATCGCAAAGAAgagtggtgggtgggtggggggaagagCTGGCCCCTGCGCATTTGTGTATGTCTACCAAGCTCAGTTTTGTTCACCTCTCCTTTAGCGAAACAAAGGAGGTCACTGGGCCACAGGTCTGGCTACAAGGCTGCCACACCCCCATGGCTGCCAGCTTATTCCCCAACCCCCACCGAGCACCAACCACAGACCTCCATCCTCTATGGTTGGTCCAAAGGCCAGAAGCAGTGACCACTGTCTAATGATGGTGCCCAGAAGCCCTCGGCCCCAAGGCTGTGGGCTCTGAACCAGCCCCGAGGAACGCTCACCATGACTGGCGAGGAGGCCACCTTCACAGTGGCTGGGAGCGTGGTGGTGCCCGGCGTCACGGCCACAGTTTTGACGATAGTGGTGCCAGCCGGGACACTCAGGACTGTGGGTGCCGAGGAAGGAGGGATCTTCTGGGTGGCAGCAGCCGCGGCTGCCAATGCAGCCATGCCACTCATCTGTGGGCTGCTGCCAATGACCTGCAAGGGACACAAGGAGCTTGAGCCCACAGGGAGCACCAGACCTGAGGCAGCCCCAATCCCTGCTTCCTGGAGCAGCACCTCTTGGCTTTGAGGACGGCCAGGCGCTGCTCTACTGACCCCAGACCTGGACTCCCACCATCAACCAGGCCCACGTCAACCCCCAGCTGGCTAGCTTCTCCcctcagaaaatacatttttaaaatgccctTGAGATCAGATGGCGAGGAGACCATTCTGAGGTGTCAGCTTACTAATCCTGAAGTTAGTGATGAAAGATCGCCTCATCAGCACTCTCCAGACCTTGGATGAAAGGTGCTAGCACAGGGTGGGAGTCAAACCCCGCCAGTGCGCCACTACCAGGAACATCCCACCGCGCCCTGCCTGGCTCCTTACCGTCCCCTGGGCGCTCTGTGTAGGCACAACCATCCGCACGCCTGCAGGAAGGGAAGTCACAGTCACGGGGGCTTTCCCAGCCTGGCTGGCAGGTCGCATGGTGACCAACGGGGTTCCCGTGGTAGCCTGAGGACCAGTCACTTTCAGCACAGCCGGGACACCTGCTCAGAGAAGGAGCCGAAGTGAGCGACTTCCAGGACCTGCTTGGGCTTCAGCTCCCGCCCTTCCAGCACTGTTTGGGGACAGTCTCCGCAGGTCAGGACCAGGCCCCCGCAGCAGCACTCAGCCTCCGGTCTGCACTAATGGCCTCCAGGCGTGTGGTCTAGCAGCCCCCGCGCAGGCATGCCACCTCCGGGTGAGCCAGTTCCTGCCCTCAAGCGCCCGGCTCACCTTGAGTCCTGGCTGCGGCGGGCACGGAGATTGAGCTGCCAGGCACCGTCGGCAAGAcctggatggtggtggtggtcggGGGCGCGGCAGCAGCCTGGGGCAGGAGCGTGATGCCTACTTGGGTCAGCGGCTGCACGGCAGGTGCGGCTGCTGCTGGGGCAGGGCTCTTGGGAGGATTGGCAGGCACAGACGGGACTGGATTGGGTGTGGGGGAGGTGGCAGTGGCAGCCGTGGCAGGAATGTCATATTTCTGGAGCTGCAGAAGGTAACTGTCGGCTGTCGCCACGGCCCCCCAGCTCACCTCCAGAGAGTTAGTGTTGGCTCGCACCAGCTGTACCCGGGCTGGAGGTGGCGGCTTCTCTGTAAGAGAGCATCACTGGTGAGGAGGGAGAGGCAGACACTTCGGGGGTGGGTGTGGCAGCTCTCCTCCAGTTAGCCTTACCCGTTTCCAGGTACCAGAGGTCCTTGCAGCAGACCTGGTTATTCCAGGCCTTTCGGTAGCCGTCACGCCCACTCCAAATGTAAAGGCGGGTATTGATGGCTACCGCACAGTGGCCGGCACGGGCCCGGGGAATATTGTCTTCCAGCGTATCCATCAAGATGGTCTCCCAAGCCATGGTATCTGGGGAGGACAGGATGTGAAGGTCAGCAGGGGACAGAGGAACCGACAACCCTCAGGGGCTCTTTGGCCTTTTGCTGTCAGGGATGGGGAATTAAAATCAGGAAGTCATCCAAGATTACTAAAGTaagatgaagacaaaaacaaaaaaaatacaattctGCATGGCAAAAGACTGTACGAAATTAGAAACCACGAACTATAAACTGGGAAAACTACATGAAAAACACAGTCAAAGGTTCCCCTTCTTGCACATGGAGCAACACAAAAGCTTCTAGAAAGAGATGGGCAAAGAGGAACGCAAGTTACGGAAAACGTGACAGAAgatctcagaaaagaaaaatacatacccTCACTCAAGATAAGAGAAAGGCAAACTTAACCCAGAAGGTGCCTGGCAGCTTGATGTTCCTTTTGCTGCAGCCAGGGTTGAGGGTGAGCCAGGGGAGGGGACCTGGGGCTGGCCCGTGGGAAGTCAAGCACCTACTGGGCTTGGTGAAGAGTGTATGCTTTGCCGGCCCGGTGAGCACCGCTAGGGACATCTGCATGTCCGGTAATATCCCCCTGCCGGCAAGGCTACCTCTAGGTTGTCCCCCTTCGGATACACCTGCACGTGGCGAGAACGGTGCAAGGATACTCACGGAGCAGCGTCGGTGCAAGTTTTGACACCACGAGCGCAATTCAAAAGAATGAGCCACTCGCCCTGCGGGGATGGGATGGTCTCCGGGACAGAGGAAACACAAGGGCCAGGCACTGCACTGCGTAGAGCAGGCCGCCATCCTGTGTGCTCCGTTTTTAAGGAACCTATAGGCAACGCTCGCATTTATAGCACGGTCCCTGCAGCGTGGGTGAGAAACCACCAACAGGAGACGAGAGGGAGGCACTGCATGGTTACACCAGTGAGGAAGAGCCTATTCAAAACACGCCAAGGAGCGTCCCTCAGGGCGCTTGGACCAATGGCTACGCCTCGCGGAGTTCTAGTGGCACAGCCTAGAAGCAGCTCGGCCCCCTGCGCCCCCAACACAGCCCGCAGGCCGAGGTGGGCCGGCCTCCCGCAGCCCTCTGCAGGCCGCGCTGAGCCCGAGGAGGCCATACCCAGGTTGAGACAAGCCAGA
This DNA window, taken from Bubalus kerabau isolate K-KA32 ecotype Philippines breed swamp buffalo chromosome X, PCC_UOA_SB_1v2, whole genome shotgun sequence, encodes the following:
- the HCFC1 gene encoding host cell factor 1 isoform X6, coding for MVEYGKYSNDLYELQASRWEWKRLKAKTPKNGPPPCPRLGHSFSLVGNKCYLFGGLANDSEDPKNNIPRYLNDLYILELRPGSGVVAWDIPITYGVLPPPRESHTAVVYTEKDNKKSKLVIYGGMSGCRLGDLWTLDIETLTWNKPSLSGVAPLPRSLHSATTIGNKMYVFGGWVPLVMDDVKVATHEKEWKCTNTLACLNLDTMAWETILMDTLEDNIPRARAGHCAVAINTRLYIWSGRDGYRKAWNNQVCCKDLWYLETEKPPPPARVQLVRANTNSLEVSWGAVATADSYLLQLQKYDIPATAATATSPTPNPVPSVPANPPKSPAPAAAAPAVQPLTQVGITLLPQAAAAPPTTTTIQVLPTVPGSSISVPAAARTQGVPAVLKVTGPQATTGTPLVTMRPASQAGKAPVTVTSLPAGVRMVVPTQSAQGTVIGSSPQMSGMAALAAAAAATQKIPPSSAPTVLSVPAGTTIVKTVAVTPGTTTLPATVKVASSPVMVSNPATRMLKTAAAQVGTSVSSAANTSTRPIITVHKSGTVTVAQQAQVVTTVVGGVTKTITLVKSPISVPGGSALISNLGKVMSVVQTKPVQTSAVTGQASTGPVTQIIQTKGPLPAGTILKLVTSADGKPTTIITTTQASGAGTKPTILGISSVSPSTTKPGTTTIIKTIPMSAIITQAGATGRGLPRCAGEKAGVTSSAGIKSPITIITTKVMTSGTGAPAKIITAVPKIATGHGQQGVTQVVLKGAPGQPGTILRTVPMGGVRLVTPVTVSAVKPAVTTLVVKGTTGVTTLGTVTGTVSTSLAGAGGHSTSASLATPITTLGTIATLSSQVINPTAITVSAAQTTLTAAAGLTTPTITMQPVSQPTQVTLITAPSGVEAQPVHDLPVSILASPTTEQPTATVTIADSGQGDVQPGTVTLVCSNPPCETHETGTTNTATTTVVANLGGHPQPTQVQFVCDRQEATAALVTSTVGQPNGSVVRVCSNPPCETHETGTTSTATTAMSGIGGGPRRDIRLACAATTIPTVVRVSVTAGASEGAQVSIKPACQTRQTSATSTTMTVMATGAPCLAGPLLRPSVALEAAGRGAALLQLGPLSAQVRPGGEERSLAGLGPLVSVGRQLEVHHTHTTNTATVARSAMSAGEPHELLGAPTLVYESSASASVTAAALEALLCPSATVTQVCSNPPCETHETGTTHTPTTATSGGAAGQPEGGQQPPASRPCETHQTASTGTTMSVSLGALLPDAAPSHRTLESSLEVAVPPAVAPQAGASLLTPFPTQRVCSNPPCETHETGTTHTATTVTSNMSSNQDTPPPAGDQGEVESTQGDSVNIASSSPITTTVSSTLTRAVTTVTQSTPVPGPSVPPPEELQASPGPRQQLPPRQLLQPASAPLVGDSAEVLSASQSPELQAAVDLSSTGDPSSGQEPASSAVVATVVVQPPPPTQSEVDQLSLPQELMAEAQAGTTTLMVTGLTPEELAVTAAAEAAAQAAATEEAQALAIQAVLQAAQQAVMAGTGEPMDTSEAAAAVTQAELSHLSAEGQEGQATTIPIVLTQQELAALVQQQQLQEAQAQQQQHHLPTEALAPADSLNDPTIESNCLNELAGAVPSTVGLLPPTATESLAPSNTFVAPQPVVVASPAKLQAAATLTEVANGIESLGVKPDLPPPPSKAPVKKENQWFDVGVIKGTNVMVTHYFLPPEDAVPTDDDSGTVPDYNQLKKQELQPGTAYKFRVAGINACGRGPFSEISAFKTCLPGFPGAPCAIKISKSPDGAHLTWEPPSVTSGKIIEYSVYLAIQSAQAGGETKSSTPAQLAFMRVYCGPSPSCLVQSSSLSNAHIDYTTKPAIIFRIAARNEKGYGPATQVRWLQETSKDSSGAKPASKRPMSSPEMKSAPKKSKADGQ